The following nucleotide sequence is from Amblyraja radiata isolate CabotCenter1 chromosome 22, sAmbRad1.1.pri, whole genome shotgun sequence.
GTCCTGGGTCACAGCCGTTCACATGTCAGTAAAGTTGTGTGTGAGCTACTGAGGGCCGGACGATCCAACCCCGGCCCCGACTCACTGTCTCTCCGCGGGGATTCGCTGCCCGTTGGCGGCAGCCGCGAACAACACGGCATCCGCCGGCCCGACTGCTTCGACCTGTTGATCCCGGTGAAGCTGCCGCCGCTGCTGCGGGCCGAGGCTGCTCTGGAGCCGGGATCCGTCTTCCCGGGAACCGCCGTATGTCGTCTCCGCTCCACTACCGGCGCCCCGATGTCCCGCCGCTTCCACGCCGCCTTCTGTGTCAGGCTAGGGGGCGAGGCTGCGCTGTCGTGGTCGCTACTTCGCCGCTGGTTCCAGCATGAGGTGACCCGCTGTCTGGCCGTCATCCGATTCCAGTGTGAACGGCGCTGCGACCTCACCCTGTCCTCAAACCGGGGGCATCTGGTCCTCCGTCTACGGCCCCGCTCCGACTACATGTGTTGCCATCTCTCCATGTCCGTCCGTCTCATCCCTGCCCTGTTTGTGGGAGACTCAGTGTACCTGGTGGTTCCCCAACACCTGCCCGGCACccacagcgggaccagcagccaaCACCTGCCCGGCACccacagcgggaccagcagccaaCACCTGCCCGGCACCCACAGCGGGACCAGCACCCAACACCTGCCCGGCACCCACAGCGGGACCAGCACCCAACACGGGCCCGGCACCCACAGCGAAACCAGCACCCAACACGGGCACGGCACCCACAGCGAAACCAGCACCCAACACGGGCCCGGCACCCACAGCGGGACCAGCACCCAACACCTGCCCGGCACCCACAGCGGGACCAGCACCCAACACCTACCCGGCACCCAGTCTGACAACAGCACCCAGTCTACAAACGGCACCCACAGCCGGACCAGCACCCAACACGGGCCCAGCACCCAGTCTGGCAACAGCACCCAACACGGGCCCGGCACCCGGGACAGACCCGGCACCCCGTCTGGGAAGCCCACCCACCCTTGGACCACGAGGCAAAACAGGACCAGCACCCAGTCCCGACTCAGCACCCAGTCCCGACTCAGCACCCAGTGTGGAACCAGCTCTCAACACCGGCCGGGCACCCAGGACAATCGAGACGCCCAGTCCCGGCCCAGCTCACAGTGCTGTCCCCACTCCCAGGTTCAAACCAGCACCCAGTCTGTGGCCAGCACCCAGTCTGTGGCCAGCACCCAGTCTGTGGCCAGCACCCAGTCTGTGACCAGCACCCAGTCTGTGACCAGCACCCAGTGCACACCCAGCACCCAGGACATGCCGGACATGCCACCCATTCTCCGGACACTGCAACCAGAGGCCTTCTGGTGTATCTACCTGCCCAAACATGAGCAGAagtttctgaactggctgaagatGCAAACACCAGCCACCTCCTGCCATCTCAAGTGCCTGCAGATTTTGAAAGCTCTTCGGGATTTGGGCTGCAAGGATTGCAGCCGGGAATTCTCTGATCAATGGAACATAATACTGAGCTCTTATAACATGAAAACAGCACTTTTCCATTTGCTACTGAAAGGCCCCCTGGAAGCTTGggatgagaaatttctgatggaACGACTGGAGGATTTGGTTACTTTCTGGAGGGAACGGTTGCAGAAACAGGAACTGATGCACTTTTTCCTGGGGAATAAAAATGTGCCAGATTTTCTGACAGTGCCAAAGAAAATCAAGGAGGCGGCTCCAGTAAACCTCCTGGCTGGGTTTGACACTGTACTCTTGGACATGGTCTCCTTCCAACTCTTGAATACATGGGACTCAGCACATGTAATAATGAAGTTAAATCCTCATAAACACTGGCTCAGGAAACACTAGTCTGGCAAAGTCCTGTGTGTGGATATCAGATCCATATCTGTCAGACTGTAGACTGGACATTTCAACCTCAGTGACACAATCTTCAGAAATTCTTGCTTCTGCTTCGACAATGTCACAGAGTATTATTTAGTTGCTCTCGTTCCAAGCAGCAGTCTAAGATGCAAATTAATATTGAAAGCTTTTATTCTGTACATTTTTAATTTCTAGCTAATTTATTATTTTGTTAATAAATACTTATTTAAATGAATTGCTTTTAACTTTATTATAATAATGTTAAATTTCTAATTTTGAGGACTTCCCTCAGCTCATTGCAAGGAGTGGTTGACTTTGTTTCACTGGCTCAGTATTCAGTGGGGTTCTGGCATGTGAGGTTTTAATTGGCACCAGGGAGATGAATGATTGAATCCACAAAATCACGGGACATTGCAAGATGGTTGATGTTACAGATCaccctgcagaagggtctcgacccgaaacgtcacgtattccttcactccagacattctgtctgtcccgctgagttactccagctttttgtgtctatctctgactcCTCCCCTTGCCTGTTGCTCAATGCTCTCCTGGTCTCCCCTGTAACGAGGGCTTCTTCCCCCTTCACCATTGCAGGCCAGGGCTCCAAACTATTGCTTTAAGTTCCGTTTTAATTCTTCCAACGGTTACATTCTTGTCTTCCACTCTTTCCCTTTTGACAGTTTCTATAAACTGAGAACATTTCACACCAGATaatcttcagcactttgtgttactgTTACTCTACTCTTAGAATGACACCATTCAAACCTGGACTTTTCTCTCTTGTACAAGGTGTGTAAGCAGATTAATTTCTGCAGTCTCCATATTTATATCAGCTTTGCTCACCAAGTAGATAACTAAAATGACTATGTAACAGTGGGCAGGGATGTGAAGCCATGAACCAACTTTCATCCCatgattaattagcttctgtaaatgttACCATGCTATCAAATTCAACCATAGATACATAGTTTGAATTATGAAAGTATAAATTTAAAGCCAATATTATGAGGAGTGTTTAGCAGGTCGGGCAGTATCCGTGTCTTGAAGCTTCAGGGAGCAGGAGGGCCAAGAGTGAGGGAAAGTTATCACCAGGTGGGATCCCAAACCTTACAGGGCAACAAGAGCAAGAATTAAATGTGGCGAATGATTTAATTGAGTGAggatgacatttttttttaaagatctcgGGAGAAGTGGGTGTAGAGGAGGGTTGTTGAGGCAGAATAGTGACAATGTTACAGTTCTGGCATTGCATCGTATACACCGTTTGAAACAGCTTCAGGTGAATTTCTAAAGAGAGACTATTATTTATATTGTATCTTTCATCACCGTAGGATATTTGAAACACTTTGTAGCCAGTTAGGTACTTTAATAACTTCCCTGCAGTTTTCCATCTTGTCTTTTACAGTCACCTCGAGAACAGATGGTCCTCAGTGTAAAATCTCATCCAATAATGGATTGTGACACTATCTCTTTCAGGCAGAATAAGTCTGTGTACGTCAAAAGTAGGTATAATTCTGAAACTAATAACTGAATGGCTTTGATCATGGTAATACAAAAAGTAGAAATCTTTTGAACACCAATGGGTTGATGCTGGACACTAGTGCCATAAAGGTGAGGGTGGCAGTGAGAGACAGATGCTGGGAACACAAATGAAAGCAACGCCCTAGTTGTGACGTTCTCACTGAAAGCCATTGTATATTAGtggccatggagcgaaggaattatggACTCCTATAAATGTATCAACAACTCCATGATTATCTGTTAAATTAAAGGAACTTTAGAAACCAAAACCTATTAAAGAGAAGTGGGATTTTATCCTTCAGCTGAAAACAGGAAATCCTCTCTCACCATTTATGCTCTAACCACTCTGTCTGAAGTCTGGTGTAGCTAAACTGTCTGAAGCAGCATTGTTGAAAGCGTTCCAAGTGCACTCACTGTGCAATTGAAGACTCCCTCCTGCTAGGATAATGGTTATTTATGTTGTAAGTAGATGATATACAATGTTAATTAGAAGCCGCCAGTTGTGTTCTCAGTAGGCGGCGTCACATTAGTTCCCTTTTTGTAAAAGGAGGAACCGCGACCTATGACACAGCGAGCCAGAAATGTTCAGTTGATGTCAGTAGACCAAGTGTGATCACAGAGAGGCCAACACAAAAATATATCTTCTTTCATATTTCTCCAAATTCATCATATTTTGCAACAGTGCAGACGTAAATGAGAAGTTACAGCAAATGGTCAAACTGCATCAGCCTCAACGATAAACTATGCTTAAATAATTAACCTATGTTTGTCAAATTAATAACTGCTAAATCGTGATGTGAGACTACAAAAGTGGGTCAGTCATTAAACAAACATCTTTCTCCAGCAGGACAAGACTTATAGTGAATCATGCATAACTGTTTAATGTGTCAGTAGAGATTCTGCCTTCTCACAGTTTGAGGCATCCAGTCGCCTGGTGTGGAGGGAGAGGCACGATGTGACAGgaaatagacaccaaatgctggagtaactcagcgggctgtaAGACATTGTCCCCTTGGCTCTGCATCTCCATGGCACCTCGCTCAGAAACAACTCCCTTCATCTCCCGAACAGCCGCCGTTTGCTGGACAGACGAACCACTCCATCCCGTTTCTCCAAGTCCCAGCGTGGCTGCTTGCTCATGTTGACCAGGCGAGGGAAAGATTCCACTGAAGGGCGGTGGAACCAGGAGATACAATTCAGAAACATTGGCCACGGTACAGTACAgccgtcatagagtgatacagtgtggaaacaggccctttggcccagcttgcccatactggccaacatgtcccagctacactagtcacagtgatacagtgtggaaacaggcccttcggcccagcttgcccattctggccaacatgtcccagctacactacacagagtgatacagtgtggaaacaggcccttcggcccagcttgcccatactggccaacatgtcccagctacactagtcacagtgatacagtgtggaaacaggcccttcggcccagcttgcccattctggccaacatgtcccagctacactacacagagtgatacagtgtggaaacaggcccttcggcccagcttgcccatactggccaacatgtcccagctacactagtcccacctgcctgtgcttggtccatatccttccaaacctgtcctatccgtgtatctgtctaaatgtctcttaaatgataggatagtcccagccacaactacctcctctggcagcttgttccatacacccaccaccctctgtggtgaCCCCGCTGTTGCGAACACGGAACTGGAGCCGGCAGTTCCCGAGCGCGGGTGTAAGCGCAGTCCCCGCCCGGTCACCATGCTCGGGGAGTAGTCTCTGTCTACACGGGGTCTGTGTCTACCTGGGGTCTGTGTCTACCCGGGGTCTGTGTCTACCCGGGGTGTGTGTCTACCCGGGGTCTGTGTCTACCCGGGGTGTGTGTCTACCCGGGGTGTGTGTCTACCAGAGGTTTGTGTCTACCCGGGGTGTGTGTCTACCCGGGGTCTGTGTCTACCCGGGGTCTGTGTCTACCCGGGGTGTGTGTCTACCCGGGGTGTGTGTCTACCCGGGGTGTGTGTCTACCCGGGGTGTGTGTTTACCAGAGGTCTGTGTCTACCTGGGGTGTGTGTCTACCAGGGGTCTGTGTCTACCCGGGGTGTGTGTCTACCAGGGGTGTGTGTCTACCAGGGGTCTGTGTCTACCCGGGGTGTGTGTCTACCAGGGGTCTCTCACATGTGGGTGTGAACGATGCTGAATGTTTAGTCGGAAAATAATGTCTTTAAAGGTTTTGCCTGCGTTGGTTTCATAATTCTTCAAAGTTTTCAAACATTCACAAACATTCAAGTCCATTTACAGCTTCAATGACCGGGCAGTCTGCGGggtgagggggaggtcaggggggagtggtcatgggggagaggtcagggggagaggtcatggggagagagcggggaggggtCAGGGGGAGAGATCATGGGGAGGGGtcaggggggagagagcggggaggggtCAGGGGGAGAGGTAATGgggaggggtcatggggagagagcggggaggggtcatggggaggggtcaggggggagagagcagggaggGGTCAGGGGGAGAGGTCATGgggaggggtcatggggagagagcggggaggggtcatggggaggggtcatggggagagagcggggaggggtCAGGGGGAGAGGTCATGGGGAGGGGtcagggggagagagcggggaggggtCAGTCGTGGTCTAGGGGAGGGATCACTGCAGCATTTGGTCCCACAGGCGACTCCATGAGATCCAAACCCTGATCTCTACCCCGGGGAGTGACTGCCTCCACGCTGGGAGAGGTGGGGGTCAAGGTGTGGGTGGGGGTCAAGGTGTGGGTGGGGTCTGGGGTGGTGAGAGCGCTCCACTGACGtcaggtgacaatagacaatagacagtaggtgcaagagtaggccattcggcccttcgagccagcaccaccattcaatgtgatcatggctgatcatccacaatcagtaccccgttcctgccttctccccatatcccctgactccgctttttttaagagtcctattctagctctctcttgaaagcatccagagaaccagcctccaccgccctctgaggcagagaattccacagactcacaactctctgtgagaagaagtggCTGGGGGGACGAGCCGTGGCTGATATAAAAAACAGACGATGTTGGAATCCGTCCACAACCCAGAagcaggtttgaaacttgaaccatgtttctccttccacagatgctgcctgacctgccagtgtttcctcatttcccgtttttattccagatttctggcatctgcattttctttattttgaggCCTtaacaggagactgaggggtgattccTGCATTACACGAGCCCAGAGTGACCGGACCCTGAGCAATCTGGACatgaagattccagcaactggatCATTCTTCCTGTAGGACATTTCCCCTCAGCTTCCAATAAACCTTCAACTTCCCACCACCCCCACTCCcagaccccatccccacccccacccccacccccaccaaacacgggcaggtgggcctatttccacactgaatcactccaTGACTCAATACAATCTACGGAAGTATAATGCTTCTTACATTAGTCAATGTGATTATCTGCTGACTTGTGTTGCATTTTGTTTGACATCTTGTTATTTCAAATACATACGCTGAACGAGAATGACTTACTGTAACCATAGACCACAATTATTTAGTTTAGATGTCAGATATTTCCCCTGGTTCAGCTTTGTGTTCTGTATATATTACAATCTTAGTGATCGGGACTGTGCCTAATATTAAATTAAACAATGCCATGGCTCCAGAAAACTGAAACAGAAAACCTTTCCCTGCAGATTGCAGATGGGTTGTAAACTGTTGTTTCCACCTTGATAACATAGATGAATGGTGAACAGCTGTCACAGAGCATTGTGCCTTCCTACACTTAGTTTGCCAGCATTTATCTGGTGGTCTGTACGTAACCGCTGACTATCTGGTCCCACTGTCCATCCCTCTGGGAAGGAGCAGGTCGGGAAAACGTCCTGAAGTTGGACAGGGCTTCAGGGACCAGATATCATCTGCTTCAACGAAGTAAACGTCCCATTTACGCATCTATCTGAATGATAGGTGTTTTACTGATATTTacttaatttaattaatttctaGTATTTTAAGATGTTTCcattttttatatttgttttaataTTTTTCCCTTTCTAAATGACATGTCTATTTGTATAGTTTATAATTGGCTCTGACTATCAGCGATTATaaatcagagatagatagattcttgattagtacaagtgtcgggggttatggggagaaggcaggagaatggggttaggagggagagatagatcagccatgattgaatgacagagtagacttgatgggccgaatggcctaattctactcttattccttatgaccttatgagttcaAAGACCGTCTACAAGACGGTGGGGTCGGGGTGATGGAGAGTATTTCAGTGTACACCAGGCTCATAGTTTGGTTACTAAACCACATCTGTGACTGGGAGAGAAGCTCTGTACATGCTGTAGTCACTGTGATTCTTGTCAGATGGTATTTGGTGACTCTGATCATTGATCTGTCTGTGACAAAGGTCCCCAGACTGGTGATTATTGGCAGATAACACAATCAGGATTTAATTAATTTGTAGTGGATATTCATTAACATTACTGTGGCCGCCAGAGGGCATCAGAGGGCTGGTATCTTgccgagagacagacagacagagttcCACCATCTATAAGGGCAGTATGTTGGAATATGTCTACTGTTGTGAACAAGTGCAATGCCAACATCTCTTGAGATACTCAACACCATTCAGGAAAAGCAGCCTGCTTGATGGGCTAAATATTCTTTTCACACTGGTGTACATGGGCTGTGATGTGTAACGTCCATAATATGTTCCACAGTTACTTATCCAAGCTCCTGCAGCGAGAAGAAGGCGTGGGAATGTCATGCCCTGCTGCCTCTGGTCGCTGTCCTGACTTGCGAATACATCAGTTGTCCTTCACTGTCACTGGGGCAACAGTGCTGAGTTTTATCATGCTGATTTTTG
It contains:
- the itpripl2 gene encoding inositol 1,4,5-trisphosphate receptor-interacting protein-like 2, whose amino-acid sequence is MPAETMRAAAPSGRVSALLLSAVGTAALFLLHALSGERWPQAEPGGAGGLGAGGPGLEEGGPGPVGDGGDGGPGLGDGGSRPEEAGGPGDGACPLLGLCLALLFCLCVSRAGLRCRSPPPRATDRRAAVLSYYESRLKVSPHVLGHSRSHVSKVVCELLRAGRSNPGPDSLSLRGDSLPVGGSREQHGIRRPDCFDLLIPVKLPPLLRAEAALEPGSVFPGTAVCRLRSTTGAPMSRRFHAAFCVRLGGEAALSWSLLRRWFQHEVTRCLAVIRFQCERRCDLTLSSNRGHLVLRLRPRSDYMCCHLSMSVRLIPALFVGDSVYLVVPQHLPGTHSGTSSQHLPGTHSGTSSQHLPGTHSGTSTQHLPGTHSGTSTQHGPGTHSETSTQHGHGTHSETSTQHGPGTHSGTSTQHLPGTHSGTSTQHLPGTQSDNSTHLATAPNTGPAPGTDPAPRLGSPPTLGPRGKTGPAPSPDSAPSPDSAPSVEPALNTGRAPRTIETPSPGPAHSAVPTPRFKPAPSLWPAPSLWPAPSLWPAPSLAFWCIYLPKHEQKFLNWLKMQTPATSCHLKCLQILKALRDLGCKDCSREFSDQWNIILSSYNMKTALFHLLLKGPLEAWDEKFLMERLEDLVTFWRERLQKQELMHFFLGNKNVPDFLTVPKKIKEAAPVNLLAGFDTVLLDMVSFQLLNTWDSAHVIMKLNPHKHWLRKH